A DNA window from Nerophis ophidion isolate RoL-2023_Sa linkage group LG13, RoL_Noph_v1.0, whole genome shotgun sequence contains the following coding sequences:
- the foxn1 gene encoding forkhead box protein N1, with amino-acid sequence MSSSTLMEDKTASVCTITSIRTCCSRSLTRRKDVFSLESFPVTKKSLSSHCRSRICCTMSDSSLSRECKASPHQAKPHTCEPLGTYRQKVQESQIKDGRDLCFTLQARTTFTSRPVRRRHSVNGTLTSVSGQVPVAAPPFHPYLRQCSEEAAANPGCLQRASSSLGGLLEVRGPQACCLTHNSGGGAPAPWEQNNSRHQYSYPDLPVAPAETSQRYRSFSAGSPLPEVASRLYTTEEHYSRPMHSLHGLSSHAHYRSPALALFPKPAYSYSILIFMALKNSKTGSLPVSQIYSFMTENFPYFKTAPDGWKNSVRHNLSLNKCFEKAQIQNGNSSRKGCLWSLNPAKVAKMQEELHKWRRKDPVTVRRSMARPEDLDRLLGDRPNKWRSVPVYARTAGFDGASSSTPGRRPHYSQTSPPSEPFLHLHQQLTADVQPNAASNGKLPPAYSAAPQADFSVRGLQDFLFEDSSYDVDVLNPSLTDLQLQGNFWEELREDSLASVAPTMPTFPPGLQASCVHPGCVDTILHYC; translated from the exons AAGCAGGATTTGCTGCACAATGTCAGACTCTTCACTCAGCAGAGAGTGTAAAGCATCTCCCCACCAGGCCAAACCGCACACCTGTGAGCCTCTTGGGACTTACCGCCAAAAGGTGCAAGAATCACAG ATAAAAGACGGCCGTGACCTCTGTTTCACCCTGCAAGCCCGAACCACCTTCACTTCCAGGCCGGTCAGGAGGAGGCACAGCGTGAACGGGACCCTCACGTCGGTGTCAGGACAAGTCCCGGTCGCCGCGCCTCCCTTCCACCCCTACCTGCGACAATGTAGCGAGGAGGCGGCGGCCAACCCGGGTTGTCTTCAGCGTGCCTCGTCGTCCTTGGGCGGCTTGCTGGAGGTGCGCGGCCCACAAGCGTGCTGTCTCACACACAACTCCGGCGGCGGGGCGCCGGCGCCGTGGGAACAGAACAACAGTAGACATCAG TATTCCTACCCAGACCTACCAGTGGCCCCTGCTGAGACTTCCCAGCGCTACCGTTCCTTCAGTGCAGGAAGTCCTCTCCCAGAG GTGGCATCGAGATTGTACACGACCGAGGAGCATTACAGCAGACCCATGCATTCTCTTCACGGCCTCTCCTCTCACGCTCATTACAGGAGCCCCGCACTGGCCCTCTTCCCCAAGCCGGCTTACTCGTACAG CATTCTCATCTTCATGGCCCTGAAGAACAGCAAAACGGGAAGCCTGCCAGTCAGTCAGATCTACAGCTTCATGACGGAGAACTTCCCCTACTTTAAG ACAGCCCCTGATGGATGGAAGAACTCGGTGCGACACAACCTCTCCTTGAACAAGTGTTTCGAGAAGGCGCAGATCCAAAATGGCAACTCGTCCCGTAAAGGTTGCCTGTGGTCTCTCAACCCCGCCAAGGTGGCAAAGATGCAGGAGGAGCTCCACAAGTGGCGCCGCAAAGATCCCGTCACTGTTCGCAGGAGCATGGCCAGACCCG AGGACCTCGATCGCCTACTTGGAGATCGGCCCAACAAGTGGCGATCGGTGCCGGTTTACGCCAGAACTGCAGGCTTTGATGGCGCCTCCTCCTCAACACCCGGTCGACGTCCGCACTATTCACAGACTTCTCCACCTTCGGAGCCGTTCCTCCACCTGCATCAGCAGCTCACAGCTGACGTCCAACCTAACGCGGCTTCGAATGGGAAGCTTCCGCCCGCCTACAGCGCCGCCCCGCAGGCCGACTTCAGCGTCAGGGGCCTGCAGGACTTTTTGTTCGAAGACTCCAGTTATGATGTGGACGTGCTCAACCCCAGTCTGACGGACCTGCAATTGCAAG gaAATTTTTGGGAGGAGTTGCGAGAAGACAGCTTGGCGTCAGTGGCTCCCACGATGCCAACCTTCCCGCCCGGCCTGCAGGCGTCCTGCGTCCATCCCGGCTGTGTGGACACAATACTGCACTACTGTTAg